A stretch of Paenibacillus peoriae DNA encodes these proteins:
- a CDS encoding YolD-like family protein, with product MAKAKVPKRPTRDEFVLEEIGNQLVEAQREQSEVVLTVWGRAETTRGQIVKMDPRTGKVHVESNGETDKVPFMDIMSVNYPRD from the coding sequence GTGGCAAAAGCGAAGGTACCCAAACGGCCTACTCGGGATGAATTTGTACTGGAGGAAATCGGGAATCAGCTTGTAGAAGCACAACGAGAGCAATCCGAGGTTGTATTGACCGTATGGGGACGCGCAGAAACAACCCGCGGACAGATTGTTAAAATGGACCCAAGAACAGGGAAGGTTCATGTAGAGAGTAATGGAGAAACGGATAAAGTTCCTTTTATGGATATTATGAGTGTAAATTACCCGAGAGATTAG
- a CDS encoding HAMP domain-containing sensor histidine kinase, whose product MEVTKVQQARKTTKLRTIFLGYLVMFCIGTIALALFLVLIFYALISYGAILPANYAEKQVREDKSIIEAGKTLQPNSQIKLYKYALFTSEGRLIEGNLSENQAQAAWSVTQQSNTAYQFPYNYVKVPHHDEITVMRYSVSAQFELPILRQYLPNAELSFLAVFCIAFLGGGALLASSFGRKLARKMSGLQQATKQIQAQDLDFSIKFSGVMEIDQVLHSMDKMKETLKTSLQKQWNLEKSRREQISALAHDVKTPLTIVRGNVELLSETEQSEEQKNYTDYIAESTRQMEQYIKTLIDISKAETLVTLRAETMDADFYLSKVKDQIMALAAVKKISVAFAAYNPPKTLYADPVLLERAIMNVASNAVDQAPEYSEIQLIVESVENCIRFSIVDEGPGFSPAGLKQAAEQFYMGDSSRRLSGHYGMGLYITKSIVNLHGGKLNIANSTQTSGGQVSIEIPISA is encoded by the coding sequence ATGGAAGTAACCAAAGTACAGCAAGCACGCAAGACTACTAAATTACGAACCATTTTCCTGGGTTATTTAGTTATGTTTTGTATTGGAACAATTGCGCTCGCTCTGTTCCTGGTCCTCATCTTCTATGCCCTGATATCTTATGGGGCCATTCTTCCCGCGAACTATGCGGAGAAGCAGGTACGGGAGGACAAGTCAATCATTGAAGCGGGCAAAACCCTGCAACCGAATTCTCAGATAAAACTGTATAAGTACGCGTTGTTCACTTCGGAAGGCCGCCTCATTGAAGGAAATCTTTCTGAAAACCAGGCCCAAGCCGCTTGGAGTGTTACGCAGCAGAGCAATACTGCGTATCAATTTCCTTATAACTATGTAAAAGTTCCACATCATGATGAAATTACTGTGATGCGCTATTCTGTCTCGGCACAGTTTGAACTTCCTATCCTGCGTCAATATCTGCCGAACGCAGAATTGTCCTTTTTGGCCGTGTTCTGTATCGCCTTCCTGGGGGGAGGTGCTTTACTGGCTTCCTCCTTCGGACGAAAGCTGGCACGTAAGATGAGCGGATTGCAGCAGGCTACCAAACAAATTCAAGCACAGGATTTGGACTTCTCAATCAAGTTCAGTGGCGTGATGGAGATCGATCAGGTACTACATTCCATGGATAAAATGAAAGAAACTTTAAAGACATCGCTTCAGAAACAGTGGAATCTCGAAAAATCCCGCCGCGAGCAAATTTCCGCTCTAGCACACGATGTCAAAACACCACTCACTATCGTTCGTGGAAACGTAGAGCTACTGTCCGAGACCGAACAGTCCGAAGAGCAAAAGAACTATACGGATTATATTGCGGAAAGCACCAGGCAGATGGAGCAGTATATTAAAACTCTCATTGACATTTCAAAAGCGGAAACACTAGTCACCCTGCGGGCGGAAACGATGGATGCTGACTTCTATTTATCGAAAGTGAAAGATCAGATAATGGCCTTGGCTGCTGTCAAAAAAATATCTGTAGCATTCGCTGCATATAACCCCCCTAAGACGCTGTATGCAGACCCAGTGCTACTTGAGCGCGCCATTATGAATGTTGCTTCTAATGCGGTAGATCAGGCGCCTGAATACAGCGAAATCCAGCTGATCGTAGAGTCTGTTGAAAACTGTATTCGGTTCAGCATCGTAGACGAAGGCCCGGGCTTCTCTCCAGCAGGTCTCAAACAGGCCGCCGAGCAGTTTTATATGGGTGATTCATCCAGAAGATTGAGTGGACATTACGGTATGGGCCTGTATATAACAAAATCCATTGTCAACCTACATGGCGGAAAGCTGAACATCGCCAACTCCACCCAGACAAGCGGCGGACAGGTAAGCATTGAAATACCAATCAGTGCATGA
- a CDS encoding DUF3817 domain-containing protein, with amino-acid sequence MFKNAFKMFGVIGNIEAISYLLLVCIAMPLKYAAGIPQMVSWVGMIHGVLFVAYVVATVVMLIMRKITLLQSLAALIASLLPFGPFIFDRKVLKKAEARASHTSPIKAT; translated from the coding sequence ATGTTCAAAAATGCCTTTAAGATGTTTGGTGTCATTGGTAATATTGAAGCAATTTCATATCTACTACTTGTGTGTATCGCTATGCCACTTAAATACGCAGCTGGAATACCGCAAATGGTAAGCTGGGTGGGTATGATCCATGGGGTACTGTTCGTGGCTTATGTTGTAGCGACTGTGGTCATGCTAATTATGCGGAAAATAACGCTACTGCAAAGTCTTGCTGCCTTGATTGCCTCACTGTTGCCGTTTGGCCCCTTCATTTTTGATCGTAAGGTGCTTAAGAAAGCCGAAGCACGTGCGAGTCATACCAGCCCGATAAAAGCTACATAA
- a CDS encoding stalk domain-containing protein, which produces MNKKRLRQWMAPFATATLILNTGYGILTPDAVASALPTERHYSNLTGLNTTQLHTKLATAQGSQVPVTSGPKVTTLTKGYGQNTYLNQMLKVMSSQMVTANIAPAEVSNLTAVPTETTKVNLSWNNPSDINFDHVKVVGVTNDVYVDNIRSNSYMLSGLQPNTTYTFRVKTVNKSGNESLGTTIQAKTASVDGPVDKTPPGEVSGLAATNVGYNGFTINYILPKDADLSQAIVYLNGTEIQRTTGTSYTFNVLNAATAYTVTVKTIDKSGNISQGVSIPVTTSTVSTDIVPDVTGASVTSVNNYSVTVSWTRPSGISTVSLYKDGQLVTDSTGTSYTFNNLSASQTYTFTIRSKRSTGTLSSGVRLTATTDSTSSNSSEVSNLEVDSKSDTWIKITYDMPSRADKVKIYVDGDYKGTTSSESYKITDLREGRWYEIKVVTVNSNGRESSGVKISERTDSDGYYSSSSSSSNYEKARDLMRIAENSLNASDWRSARDAISDLPSGTRKSDLLDRLEAIRNRAIGTGSSSSGTSSTTTTTSGTTSSYPNNAVSSYSSSFTLTPGAKSAYVDGRATTMAQAPRIINGATMVPLRFISERIGYEVNYEKSTKKIILNRPTDGKQVVLQVKNSTLAVYELNNSRSYSTNITAPVIVNGYTLVPLRVISELSGYQVNYNTASKQITITK; this is translated from the coding sequence ATGAATAAAAAACGTTTGCGTCAATGGATGGCTCCGTTCGCAACGGCTACACTGATTTTGAATACGGGATATGGCATTTTGACACCCGATGCAGTGGCTAGCGCGTTGCCGACTGAGAGGCATTACTCAAATCTGACAGGCCTAAATACAACACAGTTACATACCAAATTAGCAACCGCTCAAGGTAGTCAAGTGCCTGTTACTTCAGGTCCGAAAGTGACTACGTTAACCAAAGGTTATGGTCAGAACACCTATCTTAACCAAATGCTAAAAGTAATGTCGAGCCAAATGGTGACTGCGAATATCGCGCCGGCAGAGGTAAGCAATCTGACAGCGGTTCCTACAGAAACAACAAAAGTAAATTTGTCCTGGAACAATCCGTCGGACATCAATTTTGACCACGTTAAAGTGGTTGGTGTTACTAACGATGTGTATGTAGATAACATTAGAAGCAACTCTTATATGTTAAGCGGTTTACAGCCGAACACGACATATACCTTTCGCGTGAAAACGGTGAATAAGAGTGGAAATGAATCTCTCGGTACAACAATACAGGCTAAAACGGCTTCCGTTGATGGTCCTGTGGATAAGACACCACCAGGAGAAGTAAGCGGACTGGCAGCGACGAATGTCGGATATAATGGATTTACCATCAATTACATATTGCCTAAGGATGCTGACTTAAGCCAAGCGATTGTCTATTTAAATGGTACAGAAATTCAAAGAACCACAGGCACGTCTTACACGTTTAATGTCTTGAATGCTGCCACAGCCTATACCGTAACGGTCAAAACGATAGACAAATCCGGAAATATATCTCAAGGAGTTAGTATTCCAGTTACAACTTCTACGGTCTCTACCGATATTGTGCCCGATGTGACAGGTGCTTCAGTGACATCAGTTAATAACTATAGTGTTACTGTTTCCTGGACAAGGCCTAGTGGAATTAGTACGGTCAGTCTGTATAAGGACGGGCAACTGGTAACCGATTCAACAGGAACATCCTATACTTTCAACAACCTTTCGGCAAGCCAGACCTATACGTTCACGATAAGATCTAAGCGAAGCACAGGTACATTGTCCTCCGGTGTGAGACTAACTGCCACAACGGACAGTACGTCCTCCAATTCGTCAGAAGTGTCCAATCTTGAAGTAGATAGCAAAAGCGACACCTGGATCAAAATCACCTATGATATGCCGAGTCGAGCCGACAAGGTGAAGATATATGTGGATGGTGATTATAAGGGGACTACAAGCTCTGAGTCCTATAAAATCACGGATTTGCGAGAAGGACGCTGGTATGAGATTAAGGTCGTGACTGTCAATAGCAATGGAAGAGAATCTAGCGGTGTAAAGATATCAGAACGCACGGATTCGGATGGTTACTACTCTTCTTCATCTAGTTCATCGAACTATGAGAAAGCAAGAGATTTGATGCGAATTGCGGAAAACAGTCTAAATGCGTCCGACTGGCGTTCTGCCAGAGATGCAATCAGTGATCTGCCGAGCGGAACCCGTAAAAGCGATCTGCTGGATCGGCTAGAAGCTATTCGCAATAGAGCGATTGGTACCGGTAGTTCATCATCTGGGACGAGTTCTACTACGACAACCACTTCTGGTACAACGTCTTCATATCCTAACAATGCGGTTTCCTCCTATTCATCTTCGTTCACCCTGACACCAGGAGCTAAATCGGCTTATGTCGATGGTCGTGCTACGACGATGGCTCAGGCTCCTCGGATCATTAATGGGGCGACGATGGTCCCGCTGCGCTTTATCAGTGAACGGATAGGTTACGAGGTGAATTATGAAAAATCGACCAAAAAGATTATTCTGAATCGACCTACAGACGGCAAACAGGTAGTGCTTCAAGTCAAGAATTCGACCCTTGCCGTATATGAGTTAAACAACTCCCGAAGTTATTCGACGAACATCACAGCTCCGGTTATTGTTAACGGCTACACGCTGGTTCCATTACGAGTGATTAGCGAGCTTTCGGGGTATCAGGTGAACTATAATACTGCATCCAAACAAATTACGATTACCAAATAA
- a CDS encoding TetR/AcrR family transcriptional regulator translates to MAAKPESYENIVQTASKLFFHQGYHATGLNQILAESGSPKGSLYYYFPRGKEELALECIRRGNEFIKQKLKQTLDGNDNPVLAIQDFIRNTAEEADRTGFNDFMPIGFWAAAETSCISESLRHACVNTFTDWQHIYMERLQESGWDEEKARSLAVLIISMLEGALILAVTQQSSAPIYNIVDYIPQLVK, encoded by the coding sequence ATGGCTGCTAAACCCGAATCATACGAGAATATCGTACAAACCGCATCGAAGCTCTTTTTTCATCAGGGGTATCACGCGACCGGACTGAATCAGATTCTTGCGGAGAGTGGATCACCGAAAGGGTCACTTTATTATTATTTTCCGCGTGGTAAAGAAGAATTGGCTTTGGAGTGCATAAGAAGAGGGAATGAGTTTATAAAGCAAAAATTAAAACAGACCCTGGACGGGAATGATAATCCAGTACTAGCCATTCAGGATTTTATTCGTAATACAGCTGAGGAGGCAGACCGTACCGGCTTTAACGACTTCATGCCGATTGGCTTCTGGGCTGCTGCGGAAACTTCCTGTATTAGTGAATCGCTACGTCATGCTTGTGTGAATACGTTTACAGATTGGCAGCACATCTATATGGAGCGTCTTCAGGAATCGGGCTGGGACGAGGAAAAGGCACGCAGTCTGGCGGTACTTATCATTTCGATGCTCGAAGGTGCATTAATTTTGGCCGTTACACAACAGAGCAGTGCTCCTATTTATAATATCGTGGATTACATTCCACAGTTGGTCAAATGA